One Venenivibrio stagnispumantis genomic region harbors:
- the alaS gene encoding alanine--tRNA ligase: protein MKYMSSDEIREAFLRYFETKGHTRVKSASIIPETDPTLLFVNAGMVPFKNVFLGLEEKPYKRATSCQKVFRVSGKHNDLDNVGYTPRHHTFFEMLGNFSFGDYFKKEAIIFAWEFLTEHLNIPTEKLYVSVFEEDDEAFEIWNKVIGLPEWKIKRLGVKDNFWSMGDTGPCGPCSEIYYDRGEKYGNPELGADDDFRYLEIWNLVFMQYNRQPDGTLIPLAKPSIDTGMGLERITSVLQQVDSNYDTDLFKPIINFAENISNKEYGKNEKDDIAMRVIADHLRAITFLISDGVFPSNEGRGYVLRRILRRALRYGKNLGIEKPFLYEGVDVVVDKMKNAYPELIGNRAFIKAVVKSEEERFINTLKRGMDILYQIIENAKKEGRKHITGKEMFMLYDTYGFPIDLIEDIARDENFGTDIAEFEKYLEEQREKARKAFKTGAKQIKPIYLALRNRLPENEFLGYETPEVIDAKILAIIKEDNEAQYLNENEEGEIILDKTPFYPEKGGQIGDTGIIEGDNFLFEVIDTQTPVEGLIIHKGKVLFGKLTKDSIVKAKIDEKRREDIARHHTATHLLHAALRNILGEHVKQAGSLVSNEYLRFDFTHYESLSDEQIKMIEELVNNEIMKNEPVTCQEMKYEEALKTGAIAIFEEKYSDVVRVISTTFSKELCGGTHVKRTGDIGYFKIISESSVASGTRRIEAVAGRKAVEKGLIEHFLLKDITKILGAKEEDILLRINKLLSDLKEKEQEINRLKKKLIIENLDKNIKIEEKEDFKLAIFEAENITPEELREISDIIKQRYEKIIILLIAKDLEKRKVNFIVSVSKNLTDRYKAGDLVKKIASAVSGSGGGKPDIAQGGVPNLDMAQKIVEEFKKMF, encoded by the coding sequence ATGAAATATATGAGTAGTGATGAGATAAGAGAAGCATTTTTGAGATATTTTGAAACAAAAGGACATACAAGGGTAAAATCTGCTTCTATTATACCGGAAACAGACCCTACATTACTTTTTGTAAATGCAGGTATGGTTCCTTTTAAAAATGTGTTTCTCGGGCTTGAAGAAAAACCTTATAAAAGGGCTACTTCCTGCCAGAAAGTGTTTAGAGTTTCCGGAAAACATAATGATTTAGATAATGTAGGATATACACCAAGACATCATACATTTTTTGAAATGCTTGGTAATTTTTCATTTGGAGATTATTTTAAAAAAGAAGCAATAATATTTGCTTGGGAATTTTTAACTGAGCATCTAAATATTCCTACCGAAAAACTTTATGTTTCAGTATTTGAAGAAGATGATGAAGCTTTTGAAATATGGAATAAAGTTATAGGGCTTCCTGAATGGAAAATAAAAAGACTTGGAGTAAAAGATAATTTTTGGTCTATGGGAGATACGGGGCCATGTGGGCCTTGCTCTGAGATATATTACGATAGAGGAGAAAAATACGGTAATCCGGAGCTTGGAGCAGATGATGATTTTAGATATTTAGAAATCTGGAACCTTGTATTTATGCAGTATAATAGGCAACCGGATGGAACTTTAATTCCACTTGCAAAACCAAGCATAGATACCGGAATGGGACTTGAAAGAATAACATCAGTTTTACAACAGGTAGATAGCAATTACGATACAGATTTATTTAAACCAATTATAAATTTTGCAGAAAATATATCAAACAAAGAGTATGGCAAAAATGAAAAAGATGATATTGCTATGAGAGTTATAGCAGACCATCTTAGGGCTATTACCTTTTTAATATCAGATGGAGTTTTTCCTTCAAATGAAGGCAGAGGATATGTTTTAAGAAGAATATTAAGAAGAGCTTTAAGATATGGTAAAAACCTCGGAATAGAGAAGCCTTTTTTATATGAAGGAGTTGATGTAGTAGTTGACAAAATGAAAAATGCCTATCCTGAATTAATAGGAAACAGAGCATTTATAAAAGCAGTTGTTAAATCAGAAGAAGAAAGATTTATAAACACCTTAAAAAGAGGAATGGATATTCTTTATCAGATAATAGAAAATGCAAAAAAAGAAGGAAGAAAACATATAACCGGAAAAGAGATGTTTATGTTATATGATACTTATGGATTTCCAATTGATTTGATAGAAGATATTGCAAGAGATGAAAATTTTGGAACAGATATTGCAGAATTTGAAAAATATCTTGAAGAACAAAGAGAAAAAGCAAGAAAAGCATTTAAAACCGGTGCAAAACAGATAAAACCAATATATTTAGCTCTTAGAAATAGATTGCCTGAAAATGAATTTCTCGGATATGAAACGCCGGAAGTTATAGATGCAAAAATATTAGCCATAATAAAAGAAGATAATGAAGCCCAGTATTTAAATGAAAATGAAGAAGGAGAGATAATCTTAGATAAGACACCATTTTATCCTGAAAAAGGCGGTCAAATAGGAGATACCGGAATAATAGAAGGGGACAATTTTCTATTTGAAGTAATAGATACACAAACACCAGTAGAAGGATTAATAATCCATAAAGGAAAAGTATTATTTGGAAAATTAACAAAAGATAGTATCGTAAAAGCAAAAATAGATGAAAAAAGAAGAGAAGATATAGCAAGACATCATACTGCTACCCATTTATTACATGCAGCCCTTAGAAATATTCTCGGAGAACATGTAAAACAAGCAGGCTCCCTTGTTTCAAATGAATATCTTAGATTTGATTTTACCCATTATGAAAGCTTATCAGATGAGCAAATAAAGATGATAGAAGAGCTTGTAAATAATGAAATAATGAAAAATGAGCCGGTCACCTGTCAAGAAATGAAATATGAAGAAGCACTTAAAACCGGTGCAATTGCTATATTTGAAGAAAAATATTCTGATGTTGTAAGGGTAATATCAACAACATTTTCAAAAGAGCTTTGTGGTGGAACCCATGTAAAAAGAACCGGAGATATAGGATATTTTAAAATAATATCTGAAAGTTCAGTTGCTTCCGGAACACGAAGAATAGAAGCAGTAGCCGGCAGAAAAGCAGTAGAAAAAGGATTAATAGAACATTTCCTATTAAAAGATATAACAAAAATCCTCGGAGCAAAAGAAGAAGATATACTACTTAGAATAAATAAACTTCTATCAGACTTAAAAGAAAAAGAGCAAGAGATAAACAGATTAAAGAAAAAATTAATAATAGAAAATCTTGACAAAAATATAAAAATTGAAGAAAAAGAAGATTTTAAATTGGCAATATTTGAAGCAGAGAATATAACACCGGAAGAATTAAGGGAAATATCAGATATAATAAAACAAAGATATGAAAAGATTATAATCCTTCTTATAGCAAAGGATTTAGAAAAAAGAAAAGTTAATTTTATAGTTTCAGTATCAAAAAATTTAACTGATAGATATAAAGCCGGAGATTTAGTTAAAAAAATAGCCTCAGCAGTATCAGGAAGCGGTGGTGGAAAGCCAGATATAGCCCAAGGAGGCGTTCCAAATTTAGATATGGCTCAAAAAATAGTAGAAGAGTTTAAAAAGATGTTTTAA
- a CDS encoding cysteine desulfurase family protein has protein sequence MRRIYVDHLATTPVCDEAIEAMMPYFKEKFGNPTSLHEMGIEAKKAINKAREQVAELLNVSNPDDIVFTSGAIEANNLAIKGFAKAPGRRGKHIIVSAIEHHSILHSCKTLEKEGFEITEIQPDNYGIIDPQKVADAVREDTILVSIGYANREIGILQDMPAIVAAVKEKNPRVVVHSDIAAAVGHTPVDVEGWGLDMASFTGHYFYAPKGVGGLYVKKGIRLKPLIEGGIQEGGRRAGTENVPGIVGMGAAAELAIKEMDDRVNRLSYLRDKLKRGIEERIPHILFTGHPEKRLPNHLSLIVKYIEGEAMLLMLNIKKTYTASGSACVSYALKQSHVLASIGVEKELSNGSIVFSLGRENTEEDIDYIIEEYPKVIARLREISPFNPENWEDFTKKASRFK, from the coding sequence ATGAGAAGAATATATGTAGACCATTTGGCAACAACTCCGGTTTGTGATGAAGCAATAGAGGCGATGATGCCTTATTTTAAAGAAAAGTTCGGAAATCCAACATCTTTACATGAGATGGGTATTGAAGCGAAAAAAGCTATAAATAAAGCCAGAGAACAGGTTGCAGAGCTTTTAAATGTTTCAAATCCGGATGATATAGTTTTCACATCAGGAGCAATAGAAGCTAACAATCTTGCAATAAAAGGATTTGCAAAAGCTCCCGGTAGAAGAGGAAAACATATAATTGTATCTGCCATAGAGCATCACTCTATTTTACATTCTTGTAAAACCTTGGAAAAAGAAGGTTTTGAAATTACAGAAATTCAGCCGGATAATTACGGAATAATTGACCCTCAAAAAGTGGCAGATGCAGTTAGAGAAGATACAATCCTTGTATCCATAGGATATGCCAATAGAGAAATAGGAATATTACAAGATATGCCTGCAATCGTTGCAGCAGTTAAAGAAAAAAATCCAAGAGTTGTTGTCCATAGTGATATAGCAGCAGCAGTAGGACATACACCTGTAGATGTTGAAGGTTGGGGATTAGATATGGCATCTTTTACCGGTCATTATTTTTATGCACCAAAAGGAGTTGGTGGATTATATGTTAAAAAAGGTATAAGATTAAAACCTTTAATAGAAGGTGGAATACAGGAAGGTGGAAGAAGAGCCGGCACAGAAAATGTTCCTGGTATAGTAGGAATGGGGGCAGCAGCAGAACTTGCAATTAAAGAGATGGATGATAGGGTAAATAGACTTTCTTATCTTAGAGATAAATTAAAAAGAGGAATAGAAGAAAGAATTCCACATATACTTTTTACAGGTCATCCGGAAAAAAGATTACCAAACCATCTATCCCTTATAGTTAAATATATAGAAGGTGAAGCAATGCTTCTAATGCTTAATATCAAAAAAACATATACTGCTTCCGGTTCTGCCTGTGTATCTTATGCATTAAAACAATCCCATGTTCTTGCCTCAATAGGTGTAGAGAAAGAGTTATCTAACGGTTCTATTGTATTTTCACTCGGTAGAGAAAACACAGAAGAAGATATAGATTATATAATAGAAGAATATCCAAAAGTAATAGCCAGATTAAGAGAAATATCTCCATTTAATCCGGAAAACTGGGAAGATTTCACTAAAAAAGCATCAAGATTTAAATAA